One genomic window of Roseateles sp. DAIF2 includes the following:
- the recQ gene encoding DNA helicase RecQ — MKIDHHAPQHILQEVFGYSAFRGAQADIVQHVSGGGDALVLMPTGGGKSLCYQVPAIARHRGGRGVTLVVSPLIALMHDQVGALEEAGVHAAFLNSTLSSEEASRIEREMMSGRLVMLYAAPERITNPRFLAQLDSLHERGLLSLFAIDEAHCVSQWGHDFRNEYLELSLLHERFPDVPRVALTATADDITRADIIERLRLQEARVFISSFDRPNIRYTIVEKDSKPREQLLRFIRDEHEDDAGVVYCQSRKKVEETAAWLEAEGLKALPYHAGLDTGVRQRHQDRFLREDGIVMVATVAFGMGIDKPDVRFVAHLDLPKNIESYYQETGRGGRDGAAANAWMTYGLADVVNQRRMIDDSPSNEEFKQVQRGKLDALLALAEATDCRRQRLLGYFGEASQPCGNCDNCISPPATWDGTEAARKMLSCIYRFHQNGGQRFGAGHLIDVLRGKLTDKVGQYGHQSLSTWAVGADLSEQQWRAVLRQLIALGHVFTEGEYHTLALAETARAVLKGEVQLLLRVPASAPKRGARGSTRGASGKSGRAAAEALDLDGQAQQRFEALKAWRSEVAKEHGLPAYVIFQNVTLAEMARANPQSLDELSGISGVGAKKLEAYGREILRVLEA; from the coding sequence ATGAAGATTGATCATCACGCCCCCCAGCACATCCTGCAAGAAGTCTTCGGCTACAGCGCGTTTCGCGGCGCGCAGGCCGACATCGTCCAGCATGTGAGCGGCGGCGGCGATGCGCTGGTGCTGATGCCCACCGGCGGCGGCAAGAGCCTGTGCTACCAGGTGCCGGCGATCGCGCGGCACCGCGGCGGCCGGGGCGTGACCCTGGTGGTCAGTCCGCTGATCGCCCTGATGCACGACCAGGTCGGCGCGCTCGAAGAAGCCGGCGTGCATGCCGCCTTCCTGAATTCCACCCTCAGCAGCGAGGAGGCCAGCCGCATCGAGCGCGAGATGATGAGCGGCCGGCTGGTGATGCTGTATGCCGCGCCCGAGCGCATCACCAACCCGCGCTTCCTGGCCCAGCTGGACTCGCTGCACGAGCGCGGCCTGCTCTCGCTGTTCGCGATCGACGAGGCGCATTGCGTCAGCCAATGGGGCCACGATTTCCGCAACGAGTACCTGGAACTCTCGCTGCTGCACGAGCGCTTCCCGGACGTGCCGCGCGTCGCGCTGACCGCCACCGCCGACGACATCACCCGCGCCGACATCATCGAGCGCCTGCGGCTGCAGGAGGCGCGCGTCTTCATCAGCAGCTTTGATCGGCCCAATATCCGCTACACCATCGTCGAGAAGGACAGCAAGCCGCGCGAGCAGCTCTTGCGCTTCATCCGCGACGAGCATGAGGACGACGCCGGCGTCGTCTACTGCCAGAGCCGCAAGAAGGTCGAGGAGACCGCCGCTTGGCTGGAGGCCGAGGGCCTGAAGGCCCTGCCCTACCACGCCGGCCTGGACACCGGCGTGCGCCAGCGCCACCAGGACCGTTTCCTGCGCGAGGACGGCATCGTGATGGTGGCCACCGTGGCCTTCGGCATGGGCATCGACAAGCCGGACGTGCGCTTCGTCGCCCACCTGGACCTGCCGAAGAACATCGAGAGCTACTACCAGGAGACCGGCCGCGGCGGCCGCGACGGCGCGGCGGCCAACGCCTGGATGACCTATGGCCTGGCCGACGTCGTCAACCAGCGCCGCATGATCGACGACAGCCCGTCGAACGAGGAATTCAAGCAGGTGCAGCGCGGCAAGCTGGACGCGCTCTTGGCGCTGGCAGAGGCCACCGACTGCCGGCGCCAGCGCCTCTTGGGCTATTTCGGCGAGGCCAGCCAGCCCTGCGGCAACTGCGACAACTGCATCAGCCCGCCCGCCACCTGGGACGGCACCGAGGCGGCGCGCAAGATGCTCAGCTGCATCTACCGCTTCCACCAGAATGGCGGCCAGCGCTTCGGCGCCGGCCATCTGATCGACGTGCTGCGCGGCAAGCTGACCGACAAGGTCGGCCAGTACGGCCACCAGAGCCTCTCGACCTGGGCCGTTGGCGCCGACCTGAGCGAGCAGCAGTGGCGCGCGGTGCTGCGCCAGCTGATCGCGCTGGGCCATGTGTTCACCGAGGGCGAATACCACACGCTGGCGCTGGCCGAGACCGCGCGCGCGGTGCTGAAGGGCGAGGTGCAATTGCTGCTGCGCGTGCCGGCCAGCGCGCCCAAGCGCGGCGCCAGGGGTTCCACGCGTGGCGCCTCCGGCAAGAGCGGCCGCGCCGCCGCCGAGGCGCTGGACCTGGACGGCCAGGCCCAGCAGCGCTTCGAGGCGCTGAAGGCCTGGCGCTCCGAGGTGGCCAAGGAGCATGGGCTGCCGGCCTATGTGATCTTCCAGAACGTCACCCTGGCCGAGATGGCGCGCGCCAACCCGCAAAGCCTGGACGAGCTGTCCGGCATCAGCGGCGTCGGCGCGAAGAAGCTGGAAGCCTACGGCCGCGAGATCCTGCGGGTGCTGGAGGCCTGA
- a CDS encoding TonB-dependent receptor gives MHPSRRPPHSLAPLVLLLGLAGAAQAAPNLERVEVTGSAIKRPESEGALPLQVITRAEIDKAGITTAAELVAKLAANAGGLTDGASISDGRDQRGLNSASLRGLGTSSTLVLLNGRRMANFAAPGDDAGVDLNIIPAAAIQRVEVLLDGASSLYGSDAIGGVINFITRKDYRGVELNAYGGGSREGGAGKRTAGLTAGFGDLARDRFNVFTVLDLQKTDALRSSQRKFIADLKVPERLPHLLSSFTSPANVLVSRSQRDFLADAGLRIGGRPLENTRFNFAAPDCNPPASLYLPSGIGGDQGCTYDYMRDTELYPKSDKSSLLARGVFQLTPEHQLYAEYAHARARSWYVASSARVTASVPYTVVPGLRGTRLEESGDEMVDLRMRLLEAGNRTSDLTSTGQRLVLGATGSWAGWDYDLALNRSRSTMSDRNTHGYLLYDKLIDGIKQGLINPFGPSSAAGLAYLDSIQVDDVTRRGVGTMQGIDFKFSRAIGQLAGGDLMLALGGELRRERISYRLSQLLLSDNINNDGVSFLTPLPQPIPAEGLEFANGRRVRAWFAELNAPLSQQVEAQLSVRQEHTQGVGSAISPKIGLRYTPSAQWLLRASLGRGFRAPSLDDLHRPPRESSTSTLADPVCMANNDNDLAYCAFEWTTRRYSNPNLKPERSRQGTLGVVFEPNKHAALGLDFWDIRRSNLIGDIGDDVILGNLAKYGHLVHRDEDDEIDYIELRKDNRGAQQAQGFDLSADLRELRSPVGEFALRLRGTLTTKSRLQTAPGDPFVSNLGRFVTEGAVQRWRHRLSVDWSPQQNRYGLTLSNSYSSGYEDQNRAIDTNSGTVVQVNRVKAYSIWDLSGWWELGEGLTLRAGVQNLADKAPPYSNQAYHFLSGYDPSYTDPRGRYAYLSLRLVLK, from the coding sequence ATGCATCCATCCCGCCGCCCGCCGCATTCCCTTGCCCCTCTCGTCCTGCTGCTGGGCCTGGCCGGCGCGGCCCAGGCGGCGCCGAATCTGGAGCGGGTGGAGGTGACCGGCTCGGCGATCAAGCGGCCGGAGAGCGAGGGCGCGCTGCCGCTGCAGGTGATCACCCGGGCCGAGATCGACAAGGCCGGCATCACCACCGCGGCCGAGCTGGTCGCCAAGCTGGCGGCCAATGCCGGCGGGCTGACCGATGGCGCCAGCATCTCCGACGGGCGCGACCAGCGCGGCCTCAACTCCGCCAGCCTGCGCGGGCTGGGCACCTCGTCGACCCTGGTGCTGCTGAACGGCCGGCGCATGGCCAACTTCGCCGCGCCGGGCGACGACGCCGGCGTGGACCTGAACATCATCCCGGCCGCCGCGATCCAGCGCGTCGAGGTGCTGCTGGACGGCGCCTCCTCGCTGTACGGCAGCGACGCGATCGGCGGCGTGATCAACTTCATCACGCGCAAGGACTACCGCGGCGTGGAGCTGAACGCCTATGGCGGTGGCTCCAGGGAGGGGGGGGCCGGCAAGCGCACGGCCGGCCTGACCGCGGGCTTCGGCGACCTGGCGCGCGATCGTTTCAATGTGTTCACCGTGCTGGACCTGCAGAAGACCGATGCGCTGCGCAGCTCGCAGCGCAAGTTCATCGCCGACCTGAAGGTGCCGGAGCGGCTGCCGCATCTGCTGTCCAGCTTCACCTCGCCGGCCAATGTGCTGGTCTCGCGCAGCCAGCGCGACTTTCTGGCGGATGCGGGCCTGCGCATCGGCGGCCGGCCCCTGGAGAACACCCGGTTCAACTTCGCCGCGCCGGACTGCAACCCGCCGGCCTCGCTCTACCTGCCGTCGGGCATCGGTGGCGACCAGGGCTGCACCTACGACTACATGCGCGACACCGAGCTCTATCCCAAGAGCGACAAGTCCAGCCTGCTGGCGCGCGGCGTGTTCCAGCTCACGCCCGAGCACCAGCTTTATGCCGAGTACGCCCATGCGCGTGCGCGCAGCTGGTATGTGGCCTCGTCGGCCCGCGTGACGGCCAGCGTTCCCTACACCGTGGTGCCGGGCCTGCGCGGCACCCGGCTGGAGGAATCGGGCGACGAGATGGTCGACCTGCGCATGCGCCTGCTGGAGGCCGGCAACCGCACCAGCGACCTGACCAGCACCGGCCAGCGCCTGGTGCTGGGCGCCACCGGCAGCTGGGCCGGCTGGGATTACGACCTGGCGCTGAACCGCAGCCGCAGCACCATGAGCGATCGCAACACCCATGGCTATCTGCTCTACGACAAGCTGATCGACGGCATCAAGCAGGGCCTGATCAATCCCTTCGGCCCCTCATCCGCCGCGGGGCTGGCCTATCTGGACAGCATCCAGGTGGACGACGTGACGCGCCGCGGCGTCGGCACGATGCAGGGCATCGACTTCAAGTTCAGCCGCGCCATCGGCCAGCTCGCCGGCGGCGACCTGATGCTGGCCCTGGGCGGCGAGCTGCGCCGCGAGCGCATCAGCTACCGCCTCTCCCAGCTGCTGCTGAGCGACAACATCAACAACGACGGGGTCAGCTTCCTGACGCCGCTGCCCCAGCCGATCCCCGCCGAGGGCCTGGAGTTCGCCAACGGCCGACGGGTCCGGGCCTGGTTCGCCGAGCTGAACGCGCCGCTGAGCCAGCAGGTCGAGGCCCAGCTCTCGGTGCGGCAGGAGCATACGCAGGGCGTCGGCAGCGCGATCAGCCCCAAGATCGGCCTGCGCTACACGCCGAGCGCGCAGTGGTTGCTGCGCGCCTCGCTGGGCCGCGGCTTCCGCGCGCCCTCGCTGGACGATCTGCACCGCCCCCCGCGCGAAAGCAGCACCTCCACCCTGGCCGATCCGGTCTGCATGGCCAACAACGACAACGATCTGGCCTACTGCGCCTTCGAGTGGACCACCCGCCGCTACAGCAACCCGAACCTGAAGCCCGAGCGCAGCCGCCAGGGCACCCTGGGCGTGGTGTTCGAGCCCAACAAGCATGCCGCGCTGGGCCTCGACTTCTGGGACATCCGCCGCAGCAATCTGATCGGCGATATCGGCGACGACGTGATCCTGGGCAATCTGGCCAAGTATGGCCACCTGGTGCACCGCGACGAGGATGACGAGATCGACTACATCGAGCTGCGCAAGGACAACCGCGGCGCCCAGCAGGCCCAGGGCTTCGATCTGAGCGCCGATCTGCGCGAGCTGCGCAGCCCGGTGGGCGAATTCGCGCTGCGCTTGCGCGGCACGCTGACCACCAAGTCGCGCCTGCAGACCGCACCCGGCGATCCCTTCGTCAGCAATCTGGGTCGCTTCGTCACCGAGGGTGCGGTGCAGCGCTGGCGCCATCGCCTCAGCGTCGACTGGTCACCGCAGCAGAACCGCTATGGCCTGACCCTGTCGAACAGCTACAGCAGCGGCTACGAGGACCAGAACCGGGCCATCGACACCAACAGCGGCACGGTGGTGCAGGTCAACCGCGTCAAGGCCTATTCGATCTGGGACCTGAGCGGCTGGTGGGAGCTCGGCGAGGGGCTGACCCTGCGCGCCGGCGTGCAAAACCTGGCCGACAAGGCACCGCCCTATTCGAACCAGGCCTATCACTTCCTGTCGGGCTACGACCCGAGCTACACCGACCCGCGCGGGCGCTATGCCTATCTGAGCCTGCGGCTGGTTCTGAAGTAG